ATGGAGCAGCGCACATTAAAAGCGGCTTACCTGTTTTATTGCAACAAACAGATCATTAATGCCCACTCGGCCGAGGCGGATACCCGGGCTACCATGGAGGTTTTGCTGGCGCAGATAGAAAAATATGAAGGTAAGGACTGGGAGGATAAGGCAGGTAAAATATCGAAACCGGTAGTTAACGATATCGAGGCCCTTCACAAATTTACTAACCTGAACAGGCCGCTCGATTTTGCAGGCCGTATGGTTTATAACGACAAAGGCGAGGAACTTTTCAACTTTGGCAAGCATAAAGGCAAGCGGGTTGAAGATGTTTTCAATGCCGAGCCAAGCTATTTTTCGTGGATGATGCAGGGCGATTTTCCGCTTTATACCAAACAAAAACTCGAAGAAGTATACAACCGCTGGAACGCAAAAAGGGCGGCGGAACGCCAGCAGCAGCGCCCTGTTCAACCCCGGCCCGCTGACAATACCTCTAAACCCGTTCAACCCAAACCGGTTGAAGCGGAAGCAAAACCGGCAGAACAACGACCGGCAGCAATTCAACCCAAAAAAGAATTTCACAAACCCGATAACCGTAACAACCAGCATCAAAATCGCCCGCAATTCAAAAAACAGGATGATGGGCCCGCCAAACCAGTTGACGATGATATGCTGAGCATGCTGAGGGATAAGTTTAAGAAGGGGTTGTGATTGGTTGGTAGTTCGCTAACTGGTTAATTAGTGACCGGTAATTAGTTGTTTTTGACGGCCTGATCACTGATTAACTAATCACAAATCACTATTTCCCAAAAATTCAATATTCCTCTTCAGCCCCGAATATTTCGTCCTTTTTACAGGCGAGTTTTTAAATACTTTCTGAAAGATGTCTTCGGTAATATCTTCCCAATCGCCTTTGTTCATCCCAAGCAGATCCTCTTTGGGCTGAAAGGAGCGCTCGTGGTTCAACACCGAAAAAC
Above is a window of Mucilaginibacter ginsenosidivorans DNA encoding:
- a CDS encoding exonuclease domain-containing protein — its product is MKLNLKRPLAFFDIESTGTNVGSDRIVELSVIKMNPDGSEEVKTWRMNPGMPIPLESSLVHGIYDEHIKDEPAFGVLAASVAEFIGDSDLAGYNSNKFDIPMLMEEFLRVGINFDLENRFFVDVQNIFHQMEQRTLKAAYLFYCNKQIINAHSAEADTRATMEVLLAQIEKYEGKDWEDKAGKISKPVVNDIEALHKFTNLNRPLDFAGRMVYNDKGEELFNFGKHKGKRVEDVFNAEPSYFSWMMQGDFPLYTKQKLEEVYNRWNAKRAAERQQQRPVQPRPADNTSKPVQPKPVEAEAKPAEQRPAAIQPKKEFHKPDNRNNQHQNRPQFKKQDDGPAKPVDDDMLSMLRDKFKKGL